A genomic region of bacterium contains the following coding sequences:
- a CDS encoding site-2 protease family protein: METYLIVIPILLFSVVVHEVAHGLSAEYCGDPTARMLGRITLNPVPHIDPVGSILVPVVLALSGTNMFFAWAKPVPVNPYNYRHPRRDDIIVSLAGPVSNVLLALLFTLLFVLFLWLTPSGAGLSSWQTNLVMVLRYGMWINLVLAMFNLIPIPPLDGSHILQNLLPYEAARTFDRIRPYGFLILLAAMYFNVLNVLLTPAHWMMGLLLKVVVSAGALGF, encoded by the coding sequence ATGGAAACCTATCTGATAGTCATTCCGATACTGCTGTTCTCGGTGGTGGTGCACGAGGTGGCCCACGGCCTGAGCGCCGAGTATTGCGGCGACCCCACGGCCCGCATGCTGGGCCGGATCACGCTCAACCCGGTCCCGCACATCGACCCGGTCGGCTCGATCCTGGTGCCGGTAGTGCTGGCCCTGAGCGGGACCAATATGTTTTTCGCCTGGGCCAAGCCGGTGCCGGTCAACCCCTACAACTACCGCCACCCGCGGCGGGACGACATAATCGTCTCGTTGGCCGGGCCGGTGTCCAACGTGCTGTTAGCCTTGCTGTTCACGCTGCTGTTTGTCCTGTTCCTCTGGCTCACCCCCTCGGGGGCGGGCCTGTCGAGCTGGCAGACCAACCTGGTTATGGTCCTGCGCTACGGCATGTGGATCAACCTCGTGCTGGCCATGTTCAACCTGATCCCGATCCCGCCGCTGGACGGTTCGCATATCCTGCAGAACCTTCTGCCCTACGAGGCGGCGCGGACGTTCGACCGGATACGGCCCTACGGGTTCCTCATTCTGCTGGCGGCCATGTATTTCAACGTGCTGAACGTGCTGCTCACCCCGGCCCACTGGATGATGGGCCTTCTGCTCAAGGTGGTGGTCTCGGCCGGCGCGCTGGGGTTCTGA